Proteins from a genomic interval of Campylobacter concisus:
- a CDS encoding polysaccharide deacetylase family protein, with product MSVTVLMYHHVLEKSGFIASSVDEFRDQMKFLAQNGYKSLSSAEFVAYKKGELSVPKKSVFITFDDGWKDNFVYAYPIIKEFNLKATIFLVAGWIEQASRKSGEFIELDHNEYKNAAPTRPEDVFLNYEEIAKMKECFDFHSHTYTHFDDYFGICEMKENFTKCKEFMYKNFGFDDKLLCWPRGKFNDELKNVAKSVGYEVFFTTKRGINKPDGVLDDIRRIAVKKDASWLKKTLFIYQNDFLGSLYSTLKS from the coding sequence ATGAGCGTAACAGTTTTAATGTATCATCATGTGCTTGAAAAGAGTGGGTTTATTGCAAGTAGCGTAGATGAGTTTAGAGATCAGATGAAATTTTTAGCTCAAAATGGCTACAAATCGCTAAGTTCGGCTGAGTTTGTGGCATATAAAAAAGGTGAGCTTAGTGTGCCTAAAAAGAGTGTCTTTATCACATTTGATGATGGTTGGAAGGATAATTTTGTCTACGCATATCCTATTATCAAGGAATTTAATCTTAAAGCGACTATTTTTCTAGTTGCTGGCTGGATAGAACAGGCGAGTAGAAAAAGTGGCGAGTTTATAGAGTTAGATCATAACGAATACAAAAATGCTGCACCAACTAGACCTGAAGATGTCTTTTTAAACTACGAGGAAATAGCAAAGATGAAAGAGTGCTTTGACTTTCACTCGCATACTTATACGCATTTTGATGATTATTTTGGTATTTGTGAAATGAAAGAAAATTTTACAAAATGCAAAGAATTTATGTATAAAAATTTTGGCTTTGATGACAAGCTACTTTGCTGGCCAAGAGGTAAATTTAATGATGAGCTAAAAAATGTGGCAAAAAGCGTTGGATATGAGGTTTTTTTTACAACAAAGCGTGGGATAAATAAACCTGATGGTGTACTTGATGATATAAGGCGCATAGCGGTAAAAAAAGATGCAAGCTGGTTAAAAAAGACACTATTTATCTATCAAAATGACTTTTTAGGCTCACTATATTCAACACTAAAATCTTAA
- a CDS encoding glycosyltransferase family 4 protein: MINILELESSLGFGGQEHRTQRVINGLDKSKFKVFYGLNPGSKSLEKQIECEFVEFNLKKSFNIFEILKICKFVKQNNIKIISTHSGKDGTIGAIVGKICGVSVVRTRHLQLPITSPLPYNLSTKVVGVCDSVCADLIKRGVKKEKVLKIYTGIDTQKYTPEFKINMKKEFGLNDDVVGICIVAVLRAAKNHKLLIDAFSELNLEKSALFIVGDGPQNKNLHEYIKDKKNIFMLGNRTDVSDFLGSLDICVLPSEMEAIGGALLEASSCKLATIGSDVGGLGEAVSNGKSGFLFENGNKEELKKVLERLILDENLRKHMGEFGRKYVKEIFSIEKMIENTQNLYMELAK, from the coding sequence ATGATAAATATACTTGAGCTTGAAAGCTCTCTTGGATTTGGTGGGCAAGAACACCGTACACAGCGTGTGATAAATGGGCTAGATAAGAGTAAATTTAAGGTTTTTTATGGGCTAAATCCTGGCTCAAAAAGCCTTGAAAAGCAGATAGAGTGCGAATTTGTCGAGTTTAATCTCAAAAAGTCTTTTAATATCTTTGAAATTTTAAAAATTTGCAAATTTGTAAAGCAAAATAATATAAAAATCATCTCAACTCACTCAGGTAAAGATGGCACCATTGGAGCGATTGTTGGTAAAATTTGTGGCGTTAGCGTGGTTCGTACTAGGCATTTACAGCTGCCTATAACATCGCCCTTACCTTACAACCTAAGCACAAAAGTGGTCGGCGTTTGTGACTCAGTTTGCGCTGATCTTATCAAGAGAGGCGTCAAAAAAGAGAAGGTGTTAAAAATCTACACTGGCATCGATACGCAAAAATATACGCCAGAATTTAAGATAAATATGAAAAAAGAATTTGGCTTAAATGACGACGTAGTTGGAATTTGCATCGTTGCAGTGTTAAGAGCTGCTAAAAATCATAAGCTATTAATCGATGCATTTAGCGAGTTAAATTTAGAAAAATCAGCCCTTTTTATCGTAGGTGATGGCCCGCAAAATAAAAATTTACACGAATATATAAAAGATAAAAAAAATATCTTTATGCTTGGCAACAGAACCGATGTGAGCGATTTTTTGGGCTCACTTGATATCTGTGTGTTACCTTCAGAGATGGAGGCTATCGGTGGAGCGCTGCTTGAGGCATCTTCGTGCAAGTTAGCTACTATTGGAAGCGATGTGGGCGGACTTGGCGAGGCGGTAAGTAATGGCAAAAGCGGATTTTTATTTGAAAATGGCAACAAAGAGGAGCTAAAGAAGGTGCTCGAAAGGCTCATTTTGGATGAAAATTTAAGAAAACATATGGGTGAGTTTGGCAGAAAGTATGTAAAAGAGATATTTAGTATCGAAAAAATGATAGAAAATACTCAAAATTTATATATGGAACTTGCAAAATGA
- a CDS encoding glycosyltransferase family 2 protein: MPDVKISFVVPVFNKKEHIRDCLNSLISQDMDDIEIIVINDGSTDNTLEILEEYKDKIILKTKSNAGVSAARNDGILLASGKYTICVDADDYVEKDYASCVYDISEKFDADIVITDMCKVYGHKKLLFKDFETKEDGVINKNEYLKRLLASRHNKVLHNAANKAIRTKILKENLFPVGITQAEDFHTVVRNVIASKTLVKLNKVFYCYKIGDNNTAGFEKLKAVMDHKFVYDDIISILKDKNLALEMVPDLELRKIKSVYIPAILARPNLKNSSYVKALDLFYADIDSIINSAGFSKLRLKQRILLKVLKNVKSYENVSKILKIFNTINGFLSNKKMKEFKE, from the coding sequence GTGCCTGATGTGAAAATAAGCTTTGTAGTGCCTGTTTTTAACAAAAAAGAGCACATTAGGGATTGTTTAAATTCGCTTATATCTCAAGACATGGATGATATTGAGATTATAGTTATTAATGATGGAAGTACTGACAATACGCTAGAAATATTAGAAGAATATAAAGATAAAATAATATTAAAAACAAAGAGCAATGCCGGTGTTAGCGCTGCTAGAAATGACGGTATATTGCTAGCTAGTGGCAAATATACTATCTGCGTCGATGCTGATGACTATGTGGAAAAAGATTATGCTTCATGCGTTTATGATATCTCAGAAAAATTTGATGCCGACATAGTGATAACAGATATGTGTAAGGTCTATGGTCATAAAAAGCTCCTTTTTAAGGATTTTGAGACAAAAGAGGATGGCGTAATCAATAAAAACGAGTATCTAAAAAGGCTTTTAGCCTCAAGGCATAACAAAGTCTTGCATAATGCGGCAAACAAGGCGATTAGGACTAAAATTTTAAAAGAAAATTTATTTCCAGTTGGGATCACGCAAGCTGAAGATTTTCACACTGTAGTGAGAAATGTTATAGCTTCAAAAACCCTTGTAAAGCTAAATAAGGTTTTTTATTGCTATAAGATAGGAGACAACAACACTGCTGGCTTTGAAAAATTAAAAGCTGTGATGGATCATAAATTTGTCTATGACGACATAATCTCAATTTTAAAAGACAAAAATTTAGCTCTTGAAATGGTGCCAGATCTAGAGCTTAGAAAGATAAAAAGCGTCTATATACCAGCCATTTTGGCAAGACCAAATCTAAAAAATAGTAGCTATGTAAAGGCACTTGATCTTTTTTATGCAGATATTGATAGCATCATAAACTCAGCTGGTTTTTCAAAGCTTAGACTAAAGCAGAGAATTTTGCTTAAAGTGCTAAAAAATGTAAAATCGTACGAAAATGTATCAAAAATTTTAAAAATCTTTAATACAATAAATGGCTTTTTGTCAAATAAAAAAATGAAAGAATTTAAAGAGTAG
- a CDS encoding O-antigen ligase family protein gives MKNDIVSKLYNLFLVIVLFTLPVTEGLKQISLTLFVLAGIYICVKEKKQFKFDLINISLFIFVLATFISCLINGVSVSRALDPLRCMLFFFVARSVGIEKINFKFLFFALFAGFIAAFIPACIEKFTSNDPLALFELKSIGHVNHSAIFMLLVFCVALVSINSKEIFEKYIGISVAGICVLGIMIAGSRAAMYLLPIIIFTYLLFEILNKQIKIKFLLGLIILFGVIAISYMYISTNITQDDRLYSQLTKGVTGSETRYPIFASAFYTWLENPLFGIGSGEFKIIDITKYFPGNVEVHVGHAHNTFLTFLTEKGIVALLAYLVFQLSLFIKFIKNFRQNSIVFLAFLMLMANNIISLANTTFHHENALLMLLFWALALSAIDEKSTLKIS, from the coding sequence ATGAAAAACGACATCGTGTCTAAGCTCTACAATCTTTTTTTAGTTATTGTCTTATTTACACTGCCAGTAACTGAGGGCTTAAAGCAAATTTCACTTACACTTTTCGTCTTGGCTGGAATTTATATTTGCGTCAAAGAAAAAAAGCAATTTAAATTTGATCTCATAAATATCTCGCTTTTTATCTTTGTTTTGGCTACTTTTATAAGTTGCCTTATAAATGGAGTTTCTGTATCAAGAGCACTTGATCCGCTAAGGTGTATGCTATTTTTCTTTGTAGCCAGAAGTGTTGGCATAGAAAAAATAAATTTTAAATTTTTATTTTTTGCCTTATTTGCTGGTTTTATTGCTGCATTTATCCCTGCTTGTATAGAAAAATTCACTTCAAATGATCCTTTAGCGCTTTTTGAGCTTAAATCAATAGGACACGTAAATCATAGCGCTATTTTTATGCTACTAGTTTTTTGTGTAGCATTAGTTTCGATAAATAGCAAAGAAATTTTTGAAAAGTATATAGGCATAAGTGTTGCCGGAATTTGCGTCCTTGGTATAATGATAGCTGGCTCTAGAGCTGCAATGTATCTTTTGCCAATCATTATTTTTACTTACTTGCTTTTTGAAATTTTAAATAAACAGATAAAAATAAAATTTTTACTAGGCTTGATAATTTTATTTGGTGTAATAGCTATTTCTTATATGTATATATCAACAAATATCACTCAAGATGATAGATTGTATAGTCAACTAACAAAGGGGGTTACTGGATCAGAGACTAGATATCCGATCTTTGCTAGCGCATTTTATACGTGGCTTGAAAACCCTTTATTTGGGATAGGTTCTGGTGAGTTTAAGATCATTGATATAACAAAATATTTTCCAGGCAATGTTGAAGTTCATGTTGGTCACGCACACAATACCTTTTTAACATTTTTAACAGAAAAGGGCATCGTTGCCTTGCTTGCATATTTGGTATTTCAACTATCACTCTTTATAAAATTCATTAAAAATTTTAGACAAAATAGCATAGTTTTTCTTGCATTTTTAATGCTTATGGCTAATAATATAATCTCACTTGCAAATACAACATTTCACCATGAAAATGCCCTTTTAATGCTACTATTTTGGGCTCTGGCTTTAAGTGCGATAGATGAAAAATCGACCTTAAAAATTAGCTAA
- the uvrA gene encoding excinuclease ABC subunit UvrA — protein sequence MNDIIEITGAREHNLKNINLKIPKNKLVVFTGLSGSGKSTLAFDTLYAEGQRRYMESLSSYARQFLDRVGKPDVDKIEGLTPAIAIDQKTTSKNPRSTVGTITEIYDYLRLLYARVGVQHCHKCGKPISKMSASDIINEISKLPLGAKVIIYAPLVREKKGTWADLIENLRQKGFVRAQIDGVVVRLDEEIELAKTKKHTIKVIVDRIAIDEQNHERLASDVEKALNESFGEVEIEIANADELGLKESFIHYSEHMACFDCKISFTPLEPLSFSFNSPKGACEHCDGLGIRYSLDMSKIIDEEKSIENGAIKLLYGYNMSYYYKFLLAFCEQNGIDTKKPYYELSEDEKRLVLYGNVKEVEFFWKRNKLLRKFDGVVKISHGLLKDYKDFDEYMSEKICDACNGHRLKPQSLAVKVAGLGLGEILDMSIENCTAFFSNEKNFAYLSDYDKAIAKPILKEINERLFFLYDVGLGYLSLGRDARTISGGEAQRIRIASQIGSGLSGVMYVLDEPSIGLHERDTLKLIKTLRNLQAKGNSVIVVEHDKKTIEEADYIVDIGPGAGKFGGNVVFAGSSKELLSSDTQTAQYINGKKKINYQKNRKAEKWLEISNVNINNISNLTAKFPLRNLVGITGVSGSGKSSLILQTLLPEAQEQLNRAKKVKKIAGVNLSGLENLDKVIYLDQSPIGRTPRSNPATYTGVMDEIRNLFAQTKEAKLRGYKIGRFSFNVKGGRCEKCQGEGEITIEMHFLPDINVVCDVCNGARYNAQTLEILYKGKNIAEVLNMSIDEAVEFFKAVPKIASKLTTLQDVGLGYITLGQNAVTLSGGEVQRVKLAKELSRSDTGNTLYILDEPTTGLHFADVDRLVKVLNHLVDLGNSVFVIEHNMDVIKNCDYIVDMGPEGGAKGGKVIACGSVKEVAKNYKKTGSYTGEFLAQELEEMKKK from the coding sequence ATGAACGATATTATTGAAATAACTGGCGCAAGAGAACATAACTTAAAAAATATAAATCTTAAAATTCCTAAAAATAAATTAGTAGTTTTTACCGGTCTTAGCGGAAGTGGCAAGAGCACGCTAGCCTTTGATACACTCTATGCTGAGGGGCAAAGAAGATATATGGAGAGCCTTAGCAGCTATGCTAGGCAGTTTTTAGACCGTGTGGGCAAGCCTGATGTCGATAAGATCGAGGGTTTAACGCCGGCTATTGCGATCGATCAAAAGACGACTTCTAAAAACCCTCGTTCGACAGTTGGTACTATTACGGAAATTTATGATTATCTAAGGCTTTTGTACGCAAGAGTCGGCGTTCAGCACTGCCATAAATGCGGAAAACCTATCTCAAAAATGAGTGCGAGCGATATTATAAATGAAATTTCAAAGCTCCCACTTGGCGCAAAAGTGATCATCTATGCGCCGCTAGTTCGTGAGAAAAAGGGCACATGGGCGGATTTGATCGAAAATTTACGCCAAAAAGGCTTTGTAAGGGCGCAGATAGATGGCGTGGTAGTGAGGCTTGATGAGGAGATCGAGCTTGCTAAAACAAAAAAACACACGATAAAGGTCATCGTTGATAGGATCGCTATCGATGAGCAAAATCACGAACGCCTTGCAAGCGACGTGGAAAAGGCGCTAAATGAGAGCTTTGGCGAGGTCGAGATAGAGATCGCAAATGCTGATGAGCTGGGCTTAAAAGAGAGCTTTATACATTACAGCGAGCACATGGCTTGTTTTGATTGTAAAATTTCATTTACGCCGCTTGAGCCGCTAAGCTTTAGCTTTAACTCGCCAAAGGGTGCTTGCGAGCACTGCGACGGACTTGGCATAAGATACAGCCTAGACATGAGTAAGATCATCGACGAGGAAAAGTCGATAGAAAACGGCGCGATCAAGCTGCTTTATGGCTACAACATGAGCTATTACTATAAATTTTTACTTGCTTTTTGCGAGCAAAATGGCATCGATACTAAAAAGCCCTATTATGAGCTAAGTGAAGATGAAAAGAGGCTTGTTTTATATGGAAATGTCAAAGAAGTTGAGTTTTTTTGGAAGCGAAATAAGCTGCTTAGAAAGTTTGATGGTGTTGTTAAAATTTCACACGGGCTTTTGAAGGATTACAAAGACTTTGACGAGTATATGAGTGAGAAAATTTGCGATGCTTGTAACGGCCACAGACTAAAGCCTCAAAGTCTAGCAGTCAAAGTCGCTGGCCTTGGGCTTGGTGAAATTTTAGATATGAGTATAGAAAACTGCACCGCATTTTTCTCAAATGAGAAAAATTTTGCCTATCTTAGCGACTACGACAAGGCGATCGCAAAGCCCATCTTAAAAGAGATCAACGAGAGGCTTTTCTTTTTGTATGACGTGGGGCTTGGCTATTTGTCGCTTGGGCGTGATGCTAGGACGATCAGCGGTGGTGAGGCGCAGCGTATCAGGATCGCGAGCCAGATAGGAAGCGGGCTAAGTGGCGTCATGTACGTGCTTGATGAGCCAAGCATCGGCCTTCACGAGCGCGATACGCTAAAACTCATAAAGACGCTTAGAAATTTACAAGCCAAAGGCAACTCTGTAATTGTCGTCGAGCATGATAAAAAGACGATAGAGGAGGCTGACTATATCGTAGATATCGGCCCTGGAGCTGGTAAATTTGGCGGTAATGTGGTCTTTGCAGGCAGTTCAAAAGAGCTTTTAAGCTCAGACACCCAGACCGCACAATACATAAATGGTAAGAAAAAGATCAACTATCAAAAAAATAGAAAAGCCGAGAAGTGGCTTGAAATTTCAAATGTAAATATCAACAATATCTCAAATTTAACCGCGAAATTTCCGCTTAGAAACCTTGTAGGTATCACTGGCGTTTCAGGATCTGGCAAGAGCTCGCTAATACTTCAGACCTTGCTTCCAGAGGCGCAGGAACAGCTAAATAGAGCAAAAAAGGTAAAAAAGATAGCTGGGGTAAATTTAAGTGGACTTGAGAATTTAGACAAGGTCATATACCTAGATCAAAGCCCGATCGGCCGCACCCCACGCTCAAATCCAGCGACATATACTGGCGTGATGGATGAGATAAGAAATTTATTTGCACAGACCAAAGAAGCTAAACTTAGGGGCTATAAAATAGGGCGCTTTAGCTTCAACGTCAAAGGTGGACGCTGCGAGAAGTGCCAAGGCGAGGGCGAGATCACGATCGAGATGCATTTTTTACCTGATATAAACGTGGTTTGTGACGTTTGTAATGGTGCTAGATATAACGCTCAAACCTTGGAAATTTTATACAAGGGCAAAAACATCGCTGAGGTGCTAAATATGAGCATCGACGAGGCAGTTGAGTTCTTTAAAGCTGTACCAAAGATCGCTTCAAAACTCACCACACTTCAAGACGTAGGGCTTGGCTACATCACTCTCGGACAAAATGCAGTCACACTAAGTGGCGGCGAGGTGCAACGTGTGAAGTTAGCAAAAGAGCTTAGTAGAAGCGACACTGGAAATACGCTTTATATCCTTGATGAGCCAACGACGGGGCTTCATTTTGCCGATGTTGATAGGCTAGTAAAGGTGCTAAATCACTTAGTTGATCTTGGAAATTCAGTCTTTGTGATCGAGCATAATATGGATGTTATCAAAAACTGCGACTATATCGTCGATATGGGGCCAGAAGGCGGTGCAAAGGGCGGTAAAGTGATAGCGTGCGGCAGTGTAAAAGAAGTAGCTAAAAATTATAAAAAAACTGGTAGCTACACTGGAGAATTTCTAGCACAAGAGCTTGAGGAAATGAAGAAAAAGTAG
- a CDS encoding NADH-quinone oxidoreductase subunit I, which yields MSVKITDICISCGSCIDECPVSAIVDDSDNPTGADTYYVYSNKCVECVGYNDEPACASACPTDGCIVWDAVVAGQPSRDQIGADARNGSIPVIQ from the coding sequence ATGTCTGTAAAAATAACTGATATATGCATAAGCTGTGGTTCATGTATTGATGAATGCCCAGTTTCAGCTATCGTTGATGATAGCGACAACCCAACTGGAGCAGATACATACTATGTTTATTCAAATAAATGCGTTGAGTGCGTAGGCTATAATGATGAGCCAGCCTGTGCTTCTGCCTGTCCAACTGATGGTTGTATTGTATGGGACGCTGTTGTAGCAGGACAACCTTCTCGCGATCAAATCGGTGCTGATGCACGTAATGGCTCAATTCCGGTTATTCAATAA
- the ndk gene encoding nucleoside-diphosphate kinase translates to MQRTLSIIKPDAVKKNVVGKIIDRFESNGLRIAAAKKIQLSKCDAKAFYAVHKDRPFFNDLVEFMISGPVVVMVLEGENAVAKNRELMGATNPKEATPGTIRADFADSIDANAVHGSDSLENAVNEINFFFASREIC, encoded by the coding sequence ATGCAAAGAACACTTTCTATTATTAAGCCTGATGCTGTTAAGAAAAATGTTGTTGGAAAGATTATAGATAGATTCGAAAGTAATGGCTTAAGGATCGCAGCTGCAAAGAAAATCCAACTTAGCAAATGCGATGCAAAAGCATTTTACGCTGTTCATAAAGATAGACCATTTTTTAATGATTTGGTTGAATTTATGATTAGTGGACCAGTTGTGGTTATGGTACTTGAAGGTGAAAATGCTGTTGCTAAAAACCGTGAGCTTATGGGTGCTACCAACCCAAAAGAAGCAACTCCTGGTACTATAAGGGCTGATTTTGCCGATAGCATTGATGCAAATGCAGTTCACGGAAGTGACAGCCTAGAAAATGCCGTGAATGAGATAAATTTCTTCTTTGCTTCAAGAGAAATTTGCTAA
- the rpmF gene encoding 50S ribosomal protein L32 produces the protein MAVPKRRVSHSRAAKRRTHYKVTLPVPVKDKDGSWKMPHRINKTTGEY, from the coding sequence ATGGCAGTACCAAAGCGAAGAGTGAGTCATTCTCGTGCAGCAAAACGTAGAACACATTATAAAGTTACACTTCCAGTACCTGTAAAAGACAAAGATGGTTCTTGGAAAATGCCTCACCGTATAAACAAAACTACAGGTGAATATTAA
- the plsX gene encoding phosphate acyltransferase PlsX, whose amino-acid sequence MIRIAIDAMGGDFGADPIISGVIDALKETEFKAVLVGDSNVIKPLIPQSYLKNIEFLEASEVISMADGATDALKRKDSTIYKAIELLKNKEVDAVVSAGHSGATMSLATLRIGRLKNISRPAIATLMPNSKESATLVLDVGANVDCRSEHLFQFAIMGEAYAKEILGRKEPKVGLLSNGEEESKGNEVSKEAFKLVSRLDSFVGNAEGNQIFDGSIDVMVCDGFMGNILLKTSEGVADAIGKIIKKQIKKSPLAIAGSVLMRKVFKTLKKQVSYDEYGGAPLLGVNGCVIISHGKSNSKAIKNAIFQAIKFANSNINKVIEEELSHFAR is encoded by the coding sequence ATGATTCGCATTGCTATCGATGCTATGGGTGGTGATTTTGGTGCAGATCCTATAATTTCTGGTGTTATTGATGCACTAAAAGAGACAGAATTTAAAGCTGTATTAGTTGGCGATAGCAATGTCATCAAACCACTCATTCCACAATCTTATTTAAAAAATATCGAATTTTTAGAAGCTAGCGAAGTTATCTCAATGGCAGATGGTGCAACTGATGCACTCAAGAGAAAAGATAGTACGATCTACAAAGCAATTGAACTCTTAAAAAATAAGGAAGTTGATGCTGTAGTTTCTGCTGGTCATAGTGGTGCAACTATGAGTTTAGCTACTCTAAGAATTGGTAGACTAAAAAATATTTCTCGCCCAGCAATTGCAACACTTATGCCAAATTCAAAAGAATCTGCTACTTTAGTTTTAGATGTTGGTGCAAATGTTGATTGCAGAAGTGAGCATCTGTTTCAATTTGCCATAATGGGTGAAGCCTATGCAAAAGAAATTTTAGGTAGAAAAGAGCCAAAAGTTGGTCTTTTATCAAATGGTGAAGAAGAAAGCAAAGGCAATGAAGTTAGCAAAGAAGCATTTAAATTAGTTTCTAGGCTTGATAGCTTTGTTGGCAATGCAGAAGGTAATCAAATTTTTGATGGCAGTATCGATGTAATGGTTTGTGATGGTTTTATGGGAAATATTCTTTTAAAAACTAGTGAAGGCGTTGCAGATGCAATAGGCAAAATCATCAAAAAACAAATTAAAAAATCACCTCTTGCTATAGCTGGCTCTGTACTCATGAGAAAAGTTTTTAAGACACTTAAAAAACAGGTTAGCTATGACGAATATGGTGGTGCACCGCTTCTTGGTGTAAATGGTTGTGTTATCATAAGTCACGGCAAAAGTAATTCAAAAGCTATAAAAAATGCAATTTTTCAAGCAATAAAATTTGCTAATTCAAATATAAATAAAGTTATCGAAGAAGAACTTTCGCACTTTGCAAGGTAA
- a CDS encoding beta-ketoacyl-ACP synthase III, whose amino-acid sequence MPKASLISIASYIPEKILTNFDFEKMVETSDEWIVKRTGIEQRHIATNETTSDLGTKAGELAIKRSGLDKSQIDAIICATISPDHLCMPSTACKIAANLGLNYGVTAFDISAACTGFIYLLELANSLIISGAKKNILIIGAEKLSSIVDYTDRSTCILFGDGAGAAVISSSNENEIIDIHTASDGKQAELLITPGCGSVFPASEETLKNRLNFIHMSGNEVFKIAVQTLSKSVIEILHANKMQSEDIDFFIPHQANIRIIDAVKNRLNFKDEQCVLTVAKYGNTSSASIPMAINDAYEDGRIKNGSVLLLDAFGGGFTWGSAILKFGGKNFSDLQ is encoded by the coding sequence ATGCCAAAAGCTTCACTGATTTCTATCGCTTCTTACATTCCAGAAAAAATTCTAACAAATTTTGACTTTGAGAAAATGGTTGAAACAAGTGATGAATGGATAGTAAAGCGAACAGGTATCGAGCAAAGGCATATTGCAACTAACGAAACAACAAGTGACCTTGGTACAAAGGCTGGTGAATTAGCTATAAAACGCTCAGGACTTGATAAATCTCAAATCGATGCAATCATCTGTGCTACAATATCCCCAGATCATCTTTGTATGCCATCTACCGCTTGCAAAATAGCTGCAAATTTGGGTCTAAATTATGGAGTTACAGCATTTGACATAAGTGCAGCTTGTACAGGTTTTATTTATCTTTTAGAACTTGCAAATTCTCTCATTATTAGTGGCGCCAAAAAGAATATCTTAATCATCGGAGCCGAAAAATTAAGCTCTATTGTTGACTATACAGATAGAAGCACTTGTATACTATTTGGTGATGGGGCAGGCGCGGCTGTAATTAGTAGTAGCAATGAGAATGAGATCATCGATATTCATACAGCAAGTGACGGCAAACAAGCTGAACTTTTAATAACTCCAGGATGCGGGAGTGTATTTCCAGCCAGTGAGGAAACACTAAAAAATAGACTAAATTTCATCCATATGAGTGGAAATGAAGTTTTTAAAATAGCAGTTCAAACACTTAGCAAAAGCGTAATAGAAATTCTGCATGCAAACAAAATGCAAAGCGAAGATATCGATTTTTTTATACCTCATCAAGCAAACATAAGAATAATAGATGCAGTAAAAAATAGATTAAATTTTAAAGATGAGCAGTGTGTCTTAACTGTTGCTAAATATGGCAATACAAGCTCTGCTTCAATTCCGATGGCTATAAATGATGCCTATGAAGACGGCCGCATCAAAAATGGTTCAGTTTTGCTTCTTGACGCTTTTGGTGGCGGTTTTACATGGGGATCAGCAATACTAAAATTTGGCGGAAAAAATTTTAGCGACTTACAATAA
- a CDS encoding peroxiredoxin gives MLVTKKAPDFTAAAVLGNNQIVNDFNLYKNIGEKGAVVFFYPMDFTFVCPSEIIAFDKRYDEFKSRGIEVIAVSCDNQFSHFAWKETPVNKGGIGKVRFPIVADMTKSIARGFDVLLEDAGVALRGSFLLDKDGTVRHAVINDLPLGRNIDEMIRMVDTMLFTNEHGEVCPAGWNKGDAGMKPSTEGVADYLSHNEGKL, from the coding sequence ATGTTAGTAACAAAAAAAGCACCTGATTTTACAGCTGCAGCAGTTTTAGGAAACAATCAAATTGTAAATGATTTTAATCTTTATAAAAATATTGGCGAGAAAGGCGCGGTTGTATTTTTCTATCCAATGGATTTTACTTTTGTTTGCCCAAGCGAAATTATCGCATTTGACAAAAGATATGACGAGTTCAAGTCACGTGGTATCGAAGTTATCGCAGTTTCATGCGACAACCAATTTTCACATTTTGCATGGAAAGAGACTCCGGTAAACAAAGGCGGTATTGGTAAAGTTCGCTTCCCTATCGTAGCTGATATGACAAAATCAATAGCTCGCGGATTTGACGTACTTCTAGAAGATGCTGGTGTAGCGCTTCGCGGTAGTTTCTTGCTAGATAAAGACGGCACTGTTCGCCACGCAGTTATAAACGATCTTCCACTTGGCAGAAACATCGATGAGATGATAAGAATGGTAGATACTATGCTATTTACAAATGAGCACGGCGAAGTTTGTCCAGCTGGCTGGAACAAAGGTGATGCTGGCATGAAACCAAGCACTGAAGGTGTTGCTGACTACCTTTCACACAACGAAGGCAAACTATAA